A single window of Pseudomonas lijiangensis DNA harbors:
- the rplF gene encoding 50S ribosomal protein L6, whose amino-acid sequence MSRVAKNPVKLPAGVEVKFVGQQLSVKGAKGTLELNVHSSVEIVEEAGELRFAARNGDQQTRAMAGTTRALVNNMVQGVSQGFERKLQLVGVGYKAQAKGSVLNLALGFSHPVDYELPNGITAETPNQTDIFIRGIDKQLVGQVAAEIRDFRRPEPYKGKGVRYADEVVRRKEAKKK is encoded by the coding sequence ATGTCACGCGTAGCTAAGAACCCCGTTAAGTTGCCAGCCGGTGTCGAAGTCAAATTCGTTGGCCAGCAGCTTTCGGTGAAGGGTGCCAAGGGTACTCTGGAACTGAACGTCCATTCGTCCGTTGAAATTGTTGAAGAAGCTGGTGAGCTGCGTTTCGCTGCTCGCAATGGCGATCAACAGACTCGCGCAATGGCAGGCACAACTCGTGCACTGGTTAACAACATGGTCCAGGGCGTAAGCCAAGGCTTCGAGCGCAAGCTCCAGCTGGTCGGTGTTGGTTACAAAGCGCAAGCAAAAGGCTCGGTCCTGAACCTGGCACTTGGCTTCTCGCACCCGGTGGATTACGAATTGCCGAATGGCATTACCGCTGAGACCCCCAACCAAACCGATATCTTCATTCGTGGTATCGACAAGCAGTTGGTTGGTCAAGTGGCCGCTGAGATCCGCGACTTCCGCCGTCCTGAGCCGTACAAAGGCAAAGGTGTGCGTTACGCAGACGAAGTCGTCCGCCGTAAAGAAGCCAAGAAGAAGTAG
- the rpsH gene encoding 30S ribosomal protein S8 codes for MSMQDPLADMLTRIRNAQMAEKPVVSMPSSTLKVAVAKVLKDEGYIAGYQISSEIKPLLSIELKYFEGRPVIEEVKRVSRPGLRQYKSSDDLPKVRGGLGVSIVSTNKGVMTDRAARAAGVGGEVLCTVF; via the coding sequence ATGAGTATGCAGGACCCGTTAGCGGACATGCTAACTCGTATCCGTAATGCCCAGATGGCTGAAAAGCCCGTCGTAAGCATGCCATCTTCCACGTTGAAGGTTGCTGTAGCCAAAGTCCTGAAAGACGAGGGTTACATTGCGGGTTATCAGATCAGCAGCGAAATCAAGCCACTGCTGTCCATCGAGCTGAAGTACTTCGAAGGCCGTCCAGTCATCGAAGAAGTGAAGCGCGTCAGCCGCCCAGGCTTGCGTCAGTACAAGTCCTCCGATGATCTGCCGAAAGTTCGTGGCGGTCTTGGTGTGTCTATCGTCTCCACCAACAAAGGTGTGATGACGGATCGTGCTGCGCGCGCTGCCGGTGTCGGTGGCGAAGTGCTTTGCACTGTGTTCTAA
- the rpsN gene encoding 30S ribosomal protein S14, with amino-acid sequence MAKKSMKNRELKRQLTVAKFAVKRAALKAIIVDLNASPEARWEATVALQKQPRDASASRMRNRCRITGRPHGVYRKFGLGRNKLREAAMRGDVPGLVKASW; translated from the coding sequence ATGGCCAAGAAGAGCATGAAAAACCGTGAGCTGAAGCGTCAGCTCACCGTTGCCAAGTTCGCCGTGAAGCGTGCAGCGCTCAAAGCAATCATCGTTGATCTGAACGCAAGTCCAGAAGCGCGTTGGGAAGCTACCGTAGCTCTGCAGAAGCAACCACGTGACGCAAGCGCTTCGCGCATGCGCAACCGTTGCCGCATCACCGGTCGTCCACACGGCGTCTATCGCAAGTTCGGCCTGGGCCGTAACAAGCTGCGTGAAGCAGCAATGCGTGGCGACGTACCGGGTCTGGTTAAAGCCAGCTGGTAA
- the rplE gene encoding 50S ribosomal protein L5: MARLKEIYRKEIAPKLKEELKLANVMEVPRVTKITLNMGLGEAIGDKKVIEHAVADLEKITGQKVVVTYARKSIAGFKVREGWPIGVKVTLRRDRMYEFLDRLLSISLPRVRDFRGLNAKSFDGRGNYSMGVKEQIIFPEIDYDKIDALRGLDITLTTTAKNDDEGRALLRAFKFPFRN; encoded by the coding sequence ATGGCACGACTAAAAGAGATTTACCGGAAGGAAATCGCTCCGAAGCTTAAGGAAGAACTTAAGCTGGCGAACGTGATGGAAGTTCCGCGCGTTACCAAAATCACCCTGAACATGGGTCTGGGCGAAGCGATCGGCGACAAAAAAGTCATCGAGCACGCTGTTGCTGACCTGGAAAAGATCACCGGTCAAAAAGTTGTTGTGACTTACGCTCGGAAATCCATCGCTGGCTTTAAAGTCCGTGAAGGTTGGCCGATCGGCGTCAAAGTAACTCTGCGCCGCGATCGTATGTACGAGTTCCTGGATCGTCTGCTGTCGATCTCCCTGCCTCGGGTTCGCGACTTCCGCGGCCTGAATGCCAAGTCCTTCGATGGTCGTGGCAACTACAGCATGGGCGTAAAAGAGCAGATCATCTTCCCGGAAATCGACTACGACAAGATCGATGCTCTCCGCGGTCTGGACATTACCCTGACCACCACTGCCAAGAACGATGATGAAGGTCGCGCACTGCTGCGTGCTTTCAAATTCCCGTTCCGCAACTGA
- the rplX gene encoding 50S ribosomal protein L24: protein MQKIRRDDEIIVIAGKDKGKRGKVLKVLADDRLVVGGINLVKRHTKPNPMSGVQGGIVEKEAPLHASNVAIFNGATNKADRVGFKVEDGKKIRVFKSTQKAVDA from the coding sequence ATGCAAAAGATTCGTCGTGACGACGAGATCATCGTGATCGCCGGCAAAGACAAAGGTAAGCGCGGTAAGGTGCTCAAGGTTCTCGCTGACGACCGTCTGGTCGTTGGTGGGATCAACCTGGTGAAGCGTCATACCAAGCCAAACCCGATGTCGGGCGTACAGGGCGGTATCGTCGAGAAAGAAGCGCCATTGCACGCTTCCAACGTCGCCATTTTCAACGGCGCAACCAACAAGGCTGACCGCGTTGGTTTCAAAGTTGAAGACGGCAAGAAAATTCGTGTCTTCAAGTCGACCCAAAAAGCGGTTGATGCTTGA
- the rplN gene encoding 50S ribosomal protein L14, translating into MIQTQSMLDVADNSGARRVMCIKVLGGSHRRYAGIGDIIKVTVKEAIPRGKVKKGQVMTAVVVRTRHGVRRADGSIIRFDGNAAVLLNNKQEPIGTRIFGPVTRELRTEKFMKIVSLAPEVL; encoded by the coding sequence ATGATTCAGACTCAATCCATGCTCGATGTGGCCGATAACAGCGGCGCTCGCCGCGTTATGTGCATCAAGGTGCTGGGTGGCTCCCATCGTCGTTACGCTGGTATCGGTGACATCATCAAAGTGACCGTCAAGGAAGCAATTCCGCGCGGTAAGGTGAAAAAAGGCCAAGTGATGACTGCTGTTGTAGTCCGCACTCGCCATGGTGTTCGTCGTGCAGACGGCTCCATCATCCGCTTCGATGGCAACGCTGCTGTTCTTCTGAACAACAAGCAAGAGCCGATCGGTACCCGTATCTTTGGGCCAGTGACCCGTGAACTTCGTACTGAGAAGTTCATGAAGATCGTCTCGCTCGCCCCAGAAGTTCTGTAA
- the rpsQ gene encoding 30S ribosomal protein S17: protein MAEAEKTVRTLTGRVVSDKMDKTITVLIERRVKHPIYGKYVKRSTKLHAHDETNQCHIGDKVTIRETRPVAKTKSWALVDILERAVEV from the coding sequence ATGGCTGAAGCCGAAAAAACCGTCCGTACGCTGACTGGCCGTGTTGTCAGCGACAAGATGGACAAGACCATCACCGTTCTGATTGAGCGTCGCGTAAAGCACCCGATCTACGGTAAATACGTTAAGCGTTCGACTAAGCTGCACGCGCACGACGAAACCAATCAGTGCCATATCGGCGACAAAGTCACTATTCGTGAAACTCGTCCGGTAGCCAAGACCAAGTCTTGGGCATTGGTTGATATCCTCGAACGCGCTGTGGAAGTCTAA
- the rpmC gene encoding 50S ribosomal protein L29 produces MKANELREKSAQQLNEQLLGLLRDQFNLRMQKATGQLGQSHLLSQVKRDIARVKTVLNQQAGK; encoded by the coding sequence ATGAAAGCGAATGAACTTCGTGAAAAATCAGCACAGCAGCTGAACGAGCAACTGCTCGGCCTGCTGCGCGACCAGTTCAATCTGCGTATGCAGAAAGCAACTGGCCAGTTGGGGCAGTCTCACCTGCTCTCGCAAGTTAAGCGTGACATCGCTCGCGTGAAGACTGTGCTCAACCAGCAGGCAGGTAAGTAA
- the rplP gene encoding 50S ribosomal protein L16, with protein MLQPKRTKFRKQMTGHNRGLALRGSKVSFGEFALKSVARGRLTARQIESARRALTRHVKRGGKIWIRVFPDKPISKKPLEVRMGKGKGNVEYWVAQIQPGKVLYEIEGVTEELAREAFALAAAKLPLATSFVKRTVM; from the coding sequence ATGTTGCAACCAAAGCGTACGAAGTTCCGCAAGCAAATGACTGGCCACAACCGTGGTCTGGCATTGCGCGGTAGCAAAGTCAGCTTCGGCGAATTCGCGCTGAAGTCTGTAGCTCGTGGTCGTCTCACCGCTCGTCAGATCGAGTCAGCGCGTCGTGCTCTGACCCGTCACGTTAAACGTGGCGGCAAGATCTGGATCCGTGTATTCCCGGACAAGCCTATTTCCAAAAAGCCCCTCGAAGTTCGTATGGGTAAAGGTAAGGGTAACGTCGAGTACTGGGTTGCCCAGATTCAGCCAGGCAAAGTCCTGTATGAAATCGAGGGTGTTACTGAAGAGCTGGCGCGTGAGGCTTTCGCCCTGGCTGCTGCAAAGCTGCCGCTCGCCACCTCCTTTGTTAAGCGGACGGTGATGTGA
- the rpsC gene encoding 30S ribosomal protein S3 — translation MGQKVHPIGIRLGIVKEHTSVWYADGRTYADYLLADLQVREYLQDKLKSASVSRIDIHRPAQTARITIHTARPGIVIGKKGEDVEKLRQDLTKQMGVPVHINIEEIRKPELDGMLVAQSVAQQLERRVMFRRAMKRAVQNAMRIGAKGIKIQVSGRLGGAEIARTEWYREGRVPLHTLRADIDYANYEAHTTYGVIGVKVWIFKGEVIGGRQEELKPQAPAPRKKAAK, via the coding sequence ATGGGTCAGAAAGTACATCCCATTGGCATTCGCCTGGGAATCGTCAAGGAGCACACCTCCGTCTGGTACGCAGACGGTCGCACTTACGCAGACTACCTGCTGGCAGATCTGCAGGTGCGTGAGTACCTCCAAGACAAACTAAAAAGCGCGTCCGTAAGCCGTATCGATATCCATCGTCCGGCTCAGACAGCACGCATCACCATCCACACCGCTCGTCCAGGTATCGTTATCGGGAAGAAAGGTGAAGATGTTGAGAAACTGCGTCAGGACCTGACCAAGCAAATGGGTGTGCCTGTGCACATCAATATCGAAGAGATCCGCAAGCCGGAGCTCGACGGTATGCTGGTTGCGCAGAGCGTAGCTCAGCAGCTGGAGCGTCGTGTAATGTTCCGTCGCGCCATGAAGCGCGCTGTACAGAACGCCATGCGCATTGGTGCCAAAGGCATCAAAATCCAAGTGAGCGGTCGTCTCGGCGGTGCTGAAATCGCACGTACTGAATGGTATCGCGAAGGTCGTGTGCCACTGCACACCCTGCGTGCCGACATCGACTATGCCAACTACGAAGCTCACACCACTTATGGTGTGATCGGTGTAAAGGTTTGGATCTTCAAAGGCGAAGTAATTGGTGGTCGCCAAGAAGAACTGAAACCACAAGCACCAGCGCCTCGTAAAAAAGCTGCTAAGTAA
- the rplV gene encoding 50S ribosomal protein L22 has product MEVAAKLSGARISAQKARLVADQIRGKKVGEALNLLAFSSKKAAEILKKVLESAVANAEHNEGADVDDLKVSTVFVNEGRSLKRIMPRAKGRADRIVKRSCHITVKVADK; this is encoded by the coding sequence ATGGAAGTAGCCGCTAAGTTGTCGGGCGCTCGAATCTCCGCCCAGAAAGCCCGCTTGGTCGCCGACCAGATCCGCGGGAAGAAGGTGGGCGAAGCGCTCAACCTGTTGGCTTTCAGCAGTAAGAAAGCCGCCGAGATCCTGAAGAAAGTGCTGGAGTCGGCTGTAGCCAACGCCGAGCATAACGAAGGCGCAGACGTTGATGACCTGAAGGTCTCCACCGTTTTCGTCAACGAAGGGCGTTCGCTGAAGCGCATCATGCCACGTGCCAAAGGCCGTGCTGATCGCATCGTCAAGCGGTCTTGCCATATCACTGTCAAGGTCGCTGACAAGTAA
- the rpsS gene encoding 30S ribosomal protein S19, translated as MPRSLKKGPFIDLHLLKKIEVAAEKNDRKPVKTWSRRSMILPQMVGLTIAVHNGRQHVPVLVSEDMVGHKLGEFAGTRTYRGHVADKKAKR; from the coding sequence GTGCCACGTTCTCTGAAAAAAGGTCCTTTTATTGATCTTCACCTACTGAAGAAGATCGAAGTGGCGGCGGAAAAGAACGATCGCAAACCAGTGAAAACCTGGTCGCGTCGTTCGATGATCCTGCCACAAATGGTCGGTCTGACCATTGCTGTGCATAACGGTCGTCAACATGTCCCAGTTCTCGTGAGCGAAGACATGGTCGGCCATAAACTGGGCGAGTTTGCCGGTACCCGCACTTATCGTGGGCACGTGGCAGACAAGAAAGCCAAGCGTTAA